Part of the Apostichopus japonicus isolate 1M-3 chromosome 18, ASM3797524v1, whole genome shotgun sequence genome, AAACCCACTCCATCTTGTGAAGgaagaaatatttcagaatCACCATTTCCTATGTTACCGCCACCTCCGTCACACTTACCTCCATCAGAATGGAACGATCCATCTAAAATGTCTGCTAGATCCTCACCTGATGTAGCTAGTAGTCATGCTACATTACCAGCAggttacaacccatatgtagatGGAGATTCTTACTCAGATCAAAGTAACATAGAGAGGGGTGGTACTAATTTATACCAAAAATCTATAAGAGACAAagacagtgtggaatatttccGACCACGTAAAGTTCCGAAAGAGGATATGCCAACATCTTCACCGTGGGTATTTTCTGGGAGAAGGCCGGAAGGTGGACGAAGGCCCTCATCAGGATCGCAAACTGACCCATCTGCCAGAGGAGGTGCCCGGCCGAAACATGTCCCACGTAAAAGATTTGCATGGAGTAGTGAGAAAAGGACAGGAGATAATCATGGTGAAAATAGTCAACAATATCTGGGCCAAAGATTAAACCCACCTCCATTACCAGCCAGGAACCAAGTCACTGAGCAAAATGATGATGGAGAATCCAGACAGACCCAAGAATATCAAAATTCATCTCATCTTAATGCTGGTGTtaagagaaaagcaaatatgGCATTTCATGATGAATCaggtatgtattgtatgtatgtatcttttagatcctcctgcaagcaggaactcgcgaagaagcctcattggcttatcaaagccgcaagctgaccgaagtcagtctcttagattcatatttaacgtatTTGAAGCTGTTTATACtaaattcatcaaaatgttcatgtgcatatcaattttgtaacattttagttTGTGAATCCAGTTCGACTTTGGAACTATTTATTTACTAGTTAGTGCAATTGATCTGCTTCAAGAAAGGACAATTCCTCCATTTATGTATGTTTGTCAGTATGTCTTGTTGTACTCTATTTTACCTGTACAGTGCAAACTGCCAGGTCAAAAATAGTGTCAATGAATCAACAATAGAAATTTGCAATGATACTTTCTATTAAACCtggagaaaaaaattgtttgggaTATTAACAATTCATCAAATAGTTTTAGAAGTTCACAATTATTCATAACATCAAACTTCACTTCATAAATAATTCTTTCATAGATATATCTATTATTTTGCAAATGTAACAGGTCCATCCAATTATCCACCTGACACATCGACTGACAGATCCTTTAATAATAGTGTCCTCAGTATCAGAGCAAAGCTGAGACAGGTAAGCATTAACCAGAACATTTATCTCAAACTGTGCATAATTAGTCGTTAATAGCTAATTAATAAAACCGTCTCATTCATACTGTCATATTGTgccccttgttttttttccaaatcagcattaaaacaatttccaataattttcattttgatcaCTTCTGGGAGAGATCATGAAGTTGTACTGATGTAAAACTAAACACTACACGTGCATGTAGAAGAGAACTTCTTTGATTTGTGTGATTTGTGATAAGAACTGGTGAGGTATCCAGTTCAGTGTTCAGATTTTGGGATACAGTCTTGTCTCTGTGGAATGGAGACATGAATTGGACAAGTCCAAGGAGAAAGCAAGCAtgtaattgtttgaattttatataaaaaatttaTCTGATGATTGTTCAGTTTCCACATCATAATGTAAGCTTTTACATAATGAATTAATGATACTAGGTGCTCACTAATCTGAACTAAAAAACTGATATTGTGAAGCAACAAGTTTCTGTATCCATCAAGATTTGTGGAAatagaacaaaaacaaaaacatgtcacCACATTTCCTCGAATATGTGTGTGTtagggagggggagtggggggagtTACAAAATTTCATAAATGCCTGAATTTTTAAAGTAGCTCCTGCAAAGTTGTTAATGAATACAGCAGATAGTAATTTGATCATCAAGCTTCTTCAATCTGAGCACAGATAGGTAAATTGTCAATAGTAACCATAGTAACAGACTTCCTTCAACCATTCTCACCTTACACTGAGATTGAGCTTGGTAACTTCATATCTAGTACCGCTGATGCATGTATCCttggaggaagggggggggggaatgaatTACCCTTGTAACCCCTAACCTTATACTTCTCACCTAGGCTGTGATAAGTAGTCCAGCTTTTTTCAAGTAACCTATGGTAATTCCATAAAGGAAAATGTAAAGGGAGACCAATTCCAAATTAAAAGTCAAAGGCATACGAAAGAAATCTACTGAGAAAtatctctttttattttcttcacaaCAGGCATCAGAACCTTCTCAAGCTTATCAAAACCAGCACGTCACTCATAGCCGACAAGGGTCCAGTCTTCAAAATGACTCAAACAGAGGCATGAACAAATCTACAAGCCGAGGAAGTGTCGATATCCCATCGGTCTCAGCTAACACTGCTGGGACATCAAGGACAAGAACTGCCGCAATACCTGGAACCGTCAGTCAAAGTCAGACGTCGAGGCAATCTTCAACCACAAGGAGAAGAATATAATATAATTCAACTATACTGCTGAGATGTGAAGTATTTTGACAAACACCCTCATCGTATTTTAACTCAGTGAGATTAAAAATCAAAGAGATTAAAGATTGTTTAAATTTTGAGGATCAGAACTGCCAGGAAAGAACGTTTCAAAATCTTATAGTAATTCTTATCACACTCGAATTTGAAGGCAAAAACAAAGCGAGGAAAAAAGATGTAAGATGTTTACCGATGGATTTTACAGAGCATTAAAGGAGAACCTAAATGAGAAACGTAAAAACGAAATTGCTAGACATTTCAATTTATTATTC contains:
- the LOC139958956 gene encoding uncharacterized protein isoform X2, which gives rise to MNNQSFYGSILKVNYGPEYEEVEDTRQKLIERRKAVAARLRNLGRNKETKDSHSVNSATSQESAHPSSVERPQLKTSLQSNHSDVQESKPTPSCEGRNISESPFPMLPPPPSHLPPSEWNDPSKMSARSSPDVASSHATLPAGYNPYVDGDSYSDQSNIERGGTNLYQKSIRDKDSVEYFRPRKVPKEDMPTSSPWVFSGRRPEGGRRPSSGSQTDPSARGGARPKHVPRKRFAWSSEKRTGDNHGENSQQYLGQRLNPPPLPARNQVTEQNDDGESRQTQEYQNSSHLNAGVKRKANMAFHDESGPSNYPPDTSTDRSFNNSVLSIRAKLRQASEPSQAYQNQHVTHSRQGSSLQNDSNRGMNKSTSRGSVDIPSVSANTAGTSRTRTAAIPGTVSQSQTSRQSSTTRRRI
- the LOC139958956 gene encoding uncharacterized protein isoform X1, which translates into the protein MNPKKKIGSRRPAYRDSKEDKAVKVYTINQESRYILVKGIPKISNITEEVLKPFSLYGAIQEYRILDDYPDAEEFTTVYWIKYVEIQSARVAKRKMNNQSFYGSILKVNYGPEYEEVEDTRQKLIERRKAVAARLRNLGRNKETKDSHSVNSATSQESAHPSSVERPQLKTSLQSNHSDVQESKPTPSCEGRNISESPFPMLPPPPSHLPPSEWNDPSKMSARSSPDVASSHATLPAGYNPYVDGDSYSDQSNIERGGTNLYQKSIRDKDSVEYFRPRKVPKEDMPTSSPWVFSGRRPEGGRRPSSGSQTDPSARGGARPKHVPRKRFAWSSEKRTGDNHGENSQQYLGQRLNPPPLPARNQVTEQNDDGESRQTQEYQNSSHLNAGVKRKANMAFHDESGPSNYPPDTSTDRSFNNSVLSIRAKLRQASEPSQAYQNQHVTHSRQGSSLQNDSNRGMNKSTSRGSVDIPSVSANTAGTSRTRTAAIPGTVSQSQTSRQSSTTRRRI